Genomic window (Paenibacillus sp. 37):
GTGTTTCATCTGCAGATGCAGTCTATGGGCCTCTTCTTCTTTGAGAAACCAGCCTGCCAATTGATCGAGCATTGGTTCTACATCTTGATGAAGTCCGGTTAGAATCGGTGCAATTGTGCGCAGCCCCCTTTTGACCTCTTCCGTCAATACGTTTCCTATCAATATCTCCGGTTGAACTTGTCGAACAAGTTCTATCTCCACCTCATACTGTGTTACCTCCAGCATCTCTACTCCATACGATGTAAATTGTTCATGGTGATGTGGCGACAACAGGATCGGGGTGACCACTACGGCATGGGGGATGACACCCAGATGAATCATAATTTCTGCACAGATTGGAGAAAGTGATACGATCTTGCGCTGCGTCATCGTCTGCCTATATATCTTTGGTGATACGCCAGTCAGCTGTTTGAAGCGTCGGCTAAAATAATGAGCATCTTCAAAACCAGATTTTTTGGCAATATCCAGTGAGGTTGCAGCTGTTAATATCAATTCTTCCTGCGCACGGTAGATCCGGTAGTGTGCCAGATAATCCAGAGGTGGCTTACCATATCGCTCGCTAAATTTGCGGGAGTAATGCCATGGACTGATTCCGGCAATCTGAGCTAACTGTGTACGTGTAATGACCTGATCATAATGTTGCTGCATGTAGTCAATGGAGCGAAGTATAGCGTGTTCTGGCTTTAACTCGTCATCTGGCTGTTTCCGATAAAGATTACTTAACAACTCATATAACAAATGCTGATGGCCAACCCTTCCTGCACTCTGGTCCTGTGAATGCACTTCACTCCAATGCTGAATGATACTTGCCAAACCTCCACCGGACAGTTGAACTTTCTGATACGCCTCTCCTGACGGTAACTGCCATTCGAACTTCTCAGCTTCCCGTCTATCATGCAGCACC
Coding sequences:
- a CDS encoding helix-turn-helix domain-containing protein, with product MSDNMEWIAQWKSTNALSNAWITKGELHHFSSHTLIFIIDGKAIWNINGHRVHVSYGELIALEENSVMEVIEGGNLDLAGWHVQFDTYSVLHDRREAEKFEWQLPSGEAYQKVQLSGGGLASIIQHWSEVHSQDQSAGRVGHQHLLYELLSNLYRKQPDDELKPEHAILRSIDYMQQHYDQVITRTQLAQIAGISPWHYSRKFSERYGKPPLDYLAHYRIYRAQEELILTAATSLDIAKKSGFEDAHYFSRRFKQLTGVSPKIYRQTMTQRKIVSLSPICAEIMIHLGVIPHAVVVTPILLSPHHHEQFTSYGVEMLEVTQYEVEIELVRQVQPEILIGNVLTEEVKRGLRTIAPILTGLHQDVEPMLDQLAGWFLKEEEAHRLHLQMKHEVSAAKRQLHPIIQSASTVMLLRVEAFGYRYLGGHSHGVSHLLYEQLGLTLPQALDSGAAWFNPCSLDLLTQANPDYLFVEKRIMQHFSAEENMRKLWESPQWNDLKAVKNNRVFYVDTHLWVDGYGITGHTLILNQIIRHLTEPLHERAQ